In Streptomyces sp. HUAS ZL42, the DNA window GGTCATGCCGCCCAGCGCGATCGCCGCCAGCGACACCGCACCTGCGGCCACGAACGCGAACCGCATCCCGCGCGAACGCTCCGCGTCGTTCCGCCCGACGGGGTGGACACGGAATCCGCTGCCCGAGGAGGGCGGGGGAGACAGGACGGAACCGTGGTCGCGGGACGGCACATAGCCGAACTCGAACGGCTCGCCCCGCTTCACACCGAAGACTCCGGTGGCTCCGGGCCGTCCGGAGAGTCCGCCGAATCCTCCCCCGTCCAGCGGTGAACCGCTGTCGGCGTCACCTCCCCCGGGCAGCCCCTGGAGGCGGGCCAGGAAGCTCTCGGAGGGGGCCGGCGGTGCGACCTCGGCGAAGACGTTCTTCAACCGGCGCTGTGCGTCGACCTCCGCCTTGCACTTCGGGCAGGTCGCCACGTGCGCCAGCACGCGCTCACGCGTGTCATGACCGAGCTCTCCGTCCACCAGGGCGGAGAGTCGGTCTCCCAGATGCTGTTCGGCCAGGAGCCGCTCGGCGGGGTTGTTCCGTGATCCAGTCACGCGGACGCGCTCCCTCCCCCCAGAGCGGG includes these proteins:
- a CDS encoding zf-HC2 domain-containing protein → MTGSRNNPAERLLAEQHLGDRLSALVDGELGHDTRERVLAHVATCPKCKAEVDAQRRLKNVFAEVAPPAPSESFLARLQGLPGGGDADSGSPLDGGGFGGLSGRPGATGVFGVKRGEPFEFGYVPSRDHGSVLSPPPSSGSGFRVHPVGRNDAERSRGMRFAFVAAGAVSLAAIALGGMTTGSPVETAADGRGGSGAGSNVTPARTQGAGSSTAPETQRRRGVGPLFAQGGQESPGSASVAPTEVSAPLLPGVPLSAQVSDEQVLHSLTAPVLAGAAVMSPLIRPLTSARPISLTSWPTAPEVTAPGLLAAPVPDTTSSPSPSSSSHHSR